Proteins encoded within one genomic window of Prosthecobacter fusiformis:
- a CDS encoding porin: MSLRNRTHTPILSKLSQSLRALLFVCTLGSLALPSQILADNAALMKLFEIMKAKGSITQEEYDQLVAVAQAEEAEAASAPPVVAVAPVAAPSMDRVEQIEDRISETEAELKALDAHIAESRKSLADLDKLSAETPKDLMEKMLDGKWYENLGIRGYVQFRYHALYGENAKGLNVPNDRSVSDTESFMIRRGRLIISGDVSDHLYIYAQSDYNASNGSGDYVLQMRDLYADISLDSDKEFRFRIGQSKVPFGFVNLQSSQNRAALERPDALNSAVEGERDVGAYFYWAPKEKRKLFSKLVKEGLKGSGDYGVFGIGAYNGQGLNRSDTNGQPHYVARFAYPVEFKSGQIMEFGLQGYTGSFVSRVSAIPGVGTPSSPDHGNKDERVGLSYILYPQPFGIEAEWTWGRGPQLTEDMTAIETDSLQGGYIQASYRIQDGQSNWLPFVRYNHYDGGRKFGTNSPWDKVSELDIGLEWSPRPEIELALMYTHTFHRTNTAAAPYAEVENADRLGLQLQWNF, translated from the coding sequence ATGTCACTGCGAAACCGCACTCACACCCCCATCTTGTCGAAGTTGTCACAAAGCCTCCGGGCTCTCCTCTTCGTCTGCACTCTCGGTTCATTGGCCCTGCCTTCCCAAATCCTGGCGGACAATGCAGCCCTCATGAAGCTTTTTGAAATCATGAAGGCCAAAGGCTCCATCACTCAGGAAGAGTATGACCAGCTTGTCGCCGTCGCCCAGGCTGAGGAAGCCGAGGCCGCATCCGCCCCTCCTGTGGTAGCAGTTGCCCCCGTGGCGGCTCCATCCATGGATCGCGTGGAGCAGATTGAGGATCGAATCTCCGAAACGGAGGCTGAATTGAAGGCTCTCGATGCTCATATCGCCGAAAGCCGCAAATCCCTGGCTGACCTGGACAAGCTGTCCGCTGAGACTCCAAAAGACCTCATGGAAAAAATGCTGGATGGCAAATGGTATGAAAACCTCGGCATCCGCGGCTATGTCCAGTTCCGTTACCACGCCCTCTATGGGGAAAACGCCAAAGGCCTGAATGTGCCAAATGACCGTTCCGTCAGCGATACGGAGTCCTTCATGATCCGCCGTGGCCGTCTCATCATCAGCGGTGATGTCTCGGATCACCTCTACATTTATGCCCAGTCAGATTACAATGCCTCCAACGGCAGCGGTGATTATGTGCTGCAAATGCGTGACCTTTATGCCGATATCTCCCTTGATTCAGACAAGGAATTCCGTTTCCGCATCGGCCAGTCGAAGGTTCCCTTCGGTTTCGTAAACCTTCAGTCCAGCCAGAACCGCGCCGCGCTGGAGCGCCCGGATGCCCTGAACTCCGCCGTCGAAGGTGAGCGCGATGTGGGAGCCTACTTCTACTGGGCACCCAAGGAGAAGCGCAAACTCTTCAGCAAGCTGGTCAAAGAAGGCCTCAAAGGCTCCGGCGACTACGGCGTCTTTGGTATCGGAGCCTACAATGGCCAGGGCCTAAACCGCAGCGACACGAATGGCCAGCCTCATTACGTCGCCCGTTTTGCCTATCCGGTGGAGTTCAAAAGCGGTCAGATCATGGAATTCGGCCTTCAGGGTTATACTGGCAGCTTTGTTTCCCGAGTATCCGCCATTCCTGGAGTGGGCACCCCTTCATCACCTGATCATGGCAATAAAGATGAGCGTGTCGGCCTGAGCTATATCCTCTATCCTCAGCCTTTCGGGATCGAGGCGGAATGGACCTGGGGCCGTGGACCACAACTCACCGAAGATATGACGGCCATTGAAACGGACTCCCTCCAGGGCGGGTATATCCAGGCCAGCTACCGTATTCAGGATGGCCAGAGCAACTGGCTGCCGTTCGTCCGGTATAACCACTATGATGGTGGCCGCAAATTTGGCACCAACTCCCCTTGGGATAAGGTCTCCGAACTCGACATCGGCCTGGAATGGTCCCCGCGGCCTGAAATTGAACTCGCGCTCATGTATACCCACACCTTCCATCGCACGAATACCGCCGCCGCGCCTTATGCCGAGGTGGAAAATGCAGACCGCCTGGGCCTGCAACTTCAGTGGAACTTCTAA
- a CDS encoding ribokinase codes for MARISAASVVVVGSMNVDLIAAVKRLPAAGETVSASSLEKRFGGKGANQALAAARHGAQVTLIGCLGDDPDGRDYRNHLRREGINCSSVNTVKGGTGNAFIAVDAKGENQIIVIAGANAALTAPALKMQRSRIEVAKALLVQLEVPLETVVEAIKLANGREVPVVLNPSPLQPDFPWGEVSVSVLIVNSGEAKQLFEAEADDLADRVDEWKNWLIQKKIRTLIITRGEKSTLVLNESGLKKVATHKVKAVDTVGAGDTFAGVFTTHLAEGNTLMECVRWANVAGALATLKVGAQEGIPHRGDVQSAMNA; via the coding sequence ATGGCCAGGATCTCAGCAGCCTCAGTCGTCGTCGTGGGGTCCATGAATGTGGACCTCATCGCTGCTGTGAAGCGTCTGCCCGCTGCGGGTGAGACGGTTTCGGCATCTTCCCTGGAAAAACGTTTTGGAGGCAAGGGAGCCAATCAGGCCCTCGCTGCGGCGCGGCATGGAGCGCAGGTCACTCTGATCGGCTGCCTGGGCGATGATCCAGATGGGCGGGATTATCGCAATCATTTGCGCCGGGAAGGCATCAATTGCAGCTCCGTCAATACAGTGAAAGGTGGGACGGGGAATGCCTTCATCGCCGTGGATGCGAAGGGTGAAAACCAGATCATTGTCATCGCTGGGGCCAATGCGGCTCTCACGGCACCCGCACTGAAGATGCAGCGCTCCCGAATTGAGGTAGCGAAGGCTCTGCTTGTGCAACTGGAAGTACCTTTGGAAACGGTGGTGGAAGCTATCAAGCTGGCCAATGGCCGGGAGGTACCGGTAGTGCTGAATCCTTCCCCGTTACAGCCCGATTTCCCTTGGGGTGAGGTGAGCGTCAGTGTGCTCATCGTGAACAGCGGGGAAGCCAAGCAACTTTTTGAAGCAGAAGCCGATGATCTTGCGGATCGCGTGGACGAATGGAAAAACTGGCTGATTCAGAAAAAGATCCGCACACTTATCATCACGCGTGGGGAAAAATCCACACTGGTGCTTAATGAGTCAGGCTTGAAAAAGGTGGCGACTCATAAGGTGAAAGCCGTGGATACCGTGGGTGCAGGAGATACCTTTGCCGGGGTGTTTACGACTCATCTGGCCGAAGGCAACACGCTGATGGAATGTGTGCGATGGGCGAATGTGGCAGGCGCCCTGGCCACGCTGAAGGTGGGTGCCCAGGAGGGCATCCCCCACCGGGGCGATGTTCAGAGCGCCATGAACGCCTAA
- a CDS encoding nucleoside hydrolase, giving the protein MKTLLFSLLLIVTPGLAAPVKVIFDTDMGNDVDDVMALEMIHNLQKRGACELLAVTITKDHPQAAAFVDAVNTFHGYPDVPVGVVRNGVAQDGGKFNSLADEKNPDGSFRYPHDLLTGADAPEAVALLRKVLAAQADQSVAMVQVGFFTNFARLLDSKPDEHSPLSGRDLLKQKVTLLSIMAGAFQTVNWNTRHLEYNVIKDIPAAQKLASQWPTPIVWSGFEIGVAAAYPHVSIERDFDYVKHHPLKEAYYAYNPPPHDRPTWDPTSVLYAIYPDRGYFDLSPPGGVTVEENGATWYRPSKDGKGHHRYLVMSVTQAERVREAIVQLCVEPPGKH; this is encoded by the coding sequence TTGAAGACTCTCCTGTTCTCACTCCTGCTCATCGTAACACCGGGCTTGGCTGCGCCGGTGAAGGTCATTTTCGATACGGACATGGGCAACGACGTGGATGACGTCATGGCGCTGGAGATGATCCATAATCTGCAAAAGCGCGGGGCATGTGAATTGCTGGCGGTGACGATCACCAAGGATCATCCTCAGGCAGCGGCGTTTGTGGATGCGGTGAATACGTTTCATGGTTATCCCGATGTGCCGGTGGGCGTGGTGAGGAATGGGGTGGCGCAGGATGGCGGAAAGTTTAACAGTCTGGCGGATGAAAAAAATCCAGATGGCAGCTTCCGTTATCCTCATGATTTACTGACCGGTGCCGATGCGCCTGAAGCGGTGGCCCTTCTGCGCAAAGTGCTGGCTGCTCAGGCGGACCAGTCTGTGGCCATGGTGCAGGTGGGTTTTTTCACCAATTTTGCCCGGTTGCTGGATTCAAAACCGGATGAGCATTCCCCATTGAGCGGTCGCGATTTGCTGAAACAAAAAGTCACGCTGCTGTCCATCATGGCAGGTGCGTTTCAGACAGTGAACTGGAATACCCGGCACCTGGAATACAATGTGATCAAGGACATTCCGGCGGCGCAAAAGCTGGCCAGTCAATGGCCCACCCCTATCGTTTGGAGTGGTTTTGAAATCGGCGTGGCGGCGGCTTATCCGCACGTCAGCATCGAGCGCGATTTTGACTATGTGAAACATCACCCGCTGAAGGAGGCTTACTACGCCTATAACCCGCCGCCTCATGACCGGCCAACCTGGGACCCGACATCTGTACTGTATGCTATTTATCCAGATCGGGGTTACTTCGATCTCTCGCCTCCTGGCGGCGTGACCGTCGAAGAAAACGGGGCCACTTGGTATCGCCCATCCAAGGATGGCAAGGGCCACCATCGTTACTTGGTGATGTCTGTGACACAGGCCGAGCGTGTTCGTGAGGCGATCGTTCAGCTCTGTGTGGAGCCGCCAGGGAAGCATTGA
- a CDS encoding ThuA domain-containing protein, translating into MRPFLFSLLLLACTARAEFTNEQQQVPLEVLPTDASKAKVVLLAGTPSNKPGQHEYFAGCALLMDWLKDMPGVAPVMVADGWPKNEAVLEGARSVVIYMDGGDRLSFLTPDRWARMKALVDAGTGLVILHQAIDCPPDRAADFKNWFGAVFQSDIGCRGHWDVKFDAVPEHAINQGLVPFELLKDGWLYNLHFAEKGVTHLLACPMPDSSRKSEAAKAHAGRAETVAWAFERPDGGRSFGFTGCDLHGNWAEANQRKLLLNGILWTSKLDVPEKGVNSETTPDALAKNWDRKVFLKKAAAKK; encoded by the coding sequence ATGCGCCCTTTCCTTTTTTCCCTTCTACTCCTGGCTTGCACAGCCAGGGCCGAATTCACCAACGAACAGCAGCAGGTGCCGCTGGAAGTGCTGCCGACGGATGCTAGCAAGGCGAAGGTCGTGCTGCTGGCAGGTACGCCGAGTAACAAACCCGGACAGCACGAATACTTCGCGGGTTGCGCTCTGCTGATGGACTGGCTGAAGGACATGCCTGGCGTCGCCCCAGTGATGGTGGCGGATGGCTGGCCAAAGAATGAGGCAGTGCTGGAGGGTGCCCGCTCTGTGGTGATCTACATGGACGGAGGGGATAGGCTGTCTTTTCTCACCCCGGACCGCTGGGCGCGAATGAAAGCCCTGGTCGATGCAGGTACAGGGCTTGTCATTCTGCATCAGGCGATAGACTGTCCTCCAGATCGTGCGGCTGATTTTAAAAATTGGTTCGGCGCAGTGTTCCAGAGTGACATTGGCTGTCGTGGGCATTGGGACGTGAAATTTGATGCTGTGCCGGAGCACGCGATCAACCAGGGGCTGGTGCCGTTTGAACTGCTGAAAGACGGCTGGCTTTACAATCTCCACTTTGCCGAAAAAGGCGTCACTCATCTGCTGGCCTGTCCAATGCCGGACAGCAGCCGGAAAAGTGAGGCAGCCAAAGCTCATGCTGGCCGGGCGGAAACTGTGGCCTGGGCGTTTGAGCGGCCGGATGGAGGTCGCAGTTTCGGATTCACCGGCTGTGATTTGCATGGCAACTGGGCCGAAGCCAACCAGCGCAAGCTGCTCCTCAACGGCATCCTTTGGACCAGCAAACTGGACGTGCCAGAGAAAGGCGTGAACTCCGAAACGACACCCGATGCGCTGGCGAAAAATTGGGACCGCAAAGTGTTCTTGAAAAAGGCCGCTGCGAAGAAGTAG
- a CDS encoding DEAD/DEAH box helicase: MPFKALGLDAKILQAIAEAGYTEPTPIQAAAIPPIIAGNDLIGIAQTGTGKTAAFTLPVLTLLAAAQGKRGTKVLILAPTRELVVQIEENVLAYAKHLPLTIAKVFGGVGERPQINSLRNGCDIVIATPGRLIDLMGQGHGDFSGLQHLVLDEADRMLDMGFLPSIKRIVQKMPRKRQTLMFSATLSKEIESLTHEFQNHPKIVQIGRRSNPAETVTQLVYEVPVHLKPSLLSHLLKDDQMNMVLVFTRTKHGADRVARKLEQTGVKCATLHANRSQNQRLKALADFKSGAVRVLVATDIAARGIDVDGISHVVNFDFPMHAEDYVHRIGRTGRAQAIGDAISFISPEDQAPLRSLERFINRGLVRKKAEGFDYHASAPPRSEEPPRYRDPRGRPPQGQGRGGRGQGQNGQGGQNGQGGQGGQPRQEGGGRPVGDRPARPQSGGRDQRGSAGGARPQRQGRPQNDSAAASPPATESGSQRSLWKRLSGR; encoded by the coding sequence ATGCCTTTCAAAGCTCTTGGCCTCGACGCCAAAATTCTCCAAGCCATCGCTGAAGCCGGTTATACCGAACCTACGCCTATTCAGGCGGCTGCCATTCCACCCATCATTGCCGGAAATGACCTCATCGGCATTGCCCAGACCGGCACTGGCAAAACAGCGGCTTTCACACTGCCTGTGCTCACTCTCCTGGCGGCTGCCCAGGGTAAACGCGGCACCAAAGTGCTCATCCTGGCTCCTACCCGTGAACTGGTGGTGCAGATCGAAGAAAACGTGCTGGCTTATGCCAAACATCTGCCGCTGACGATTGCGAAAGTCTTTGGAGGAGTGGGCGAGCGTCCACAGATCAATTCTCTCCGCAATGGCTGCGATATCGTCATCGCCACACCTGGGCGTCTGATCGACCTCATGGGTCAGGGGCATGGGGATTTCAGTGGCCTTCAGCACCTGGTGCTGGATGAGGCGGACCGCATGCTGGACATGGGCTTCCTGCCGAGCATCAAGCGCATCGTCCAAAAGATGCCGCGCAAACGCCAGACGCTGATGTTTTCCGCGACGCTATCCAAGGAGATCGAATCACTGACCCACGAGTTTCAAAATCATCCGAAGATTGTCCAGATCGGCCGCCGCTCAAATCCGGCTGAAACAGTGACGCAGCTTGTGTATGAAGTGCCTGTCCATTTGAAGCCATCCTTGCTCAGCCATCTACTGAAGGATGACCAGATGAATATGGTGCTGGTCTTCACCCGCACAAAACACGGTGCAGACCGCGTCGCACGCAAGCTGGAACAGACAGGCGTCAAATGCGCCACGCTGCATGCCAACCGCTCCCAGAACCAGCGTCTTAAAGCCCTGGCAGACTTCAAATCAGGCGCGGTGCGTGTTCTTGTGGCGACGGATATTGCCGCACGCGGCATTGATGTGGATGGCATTTCCCATGTGGTGAACTTTGATTTCCCCATGCATGCGGAGGATTACGTCCACCGCATCGGCAGGACGGGCCGTGCCCAGGCGATTGGCGATGCCATCAGCTTCATCAGTCCAGAGGATCAGGCTCCCCTGCGGAGTCTGGAAAGATTCATCAATCGCGGCCTCGTGCGCAAAAAGGCGGAGGGTTTTGACTATCATGCCTCCGCTCCTCCGCGCAGCGAAGAGCCGCCACGCTACCGGGATCCGCGCGGACGGCCGCCACAGGGTCAGGGCAGAGGTGGAAGAGGCCAGGGCCAGAATGGCCAAGGCGGGCAGAACGGTCAGGGTGGTCAAGGAGGCCAGCCAAGGCAGGAAGGCGGCGGCAGACCGGTGGGGGACCGTCCGGCACGGCCCCAGTCTGGCGGGCGTGATCAGCGCGGCTCCGCAGGTGGTGCGCGTCCTCAACGCCAGGGCCGTCCTCAGAACGACTCGGCCGCCGCTAGCCCTCCTGCAACCGAGAGCGGTAGCCAGCGTAGTCTGTGGAAGCGGCTGTCTGGCCGTTAA
- a CDS encoding amidase yields the protein MLPFRRPSLQSCLALVLLLQALPSCTIEVTKPARNPTDHVFLRYWPAPEGYQGLKVAVKDFIDIEGQVTSAGSAYLAKNNPPASKDAACLRGVRAQGAHIVGKTNASEFGVTSSGLNPHFGTPRSPLTDRKHRLISGGSSSGSAVSVATGMADVALGTDTGGSVRIPAACCGVYGLKTTFGLVSLKGVFPMSPKHLDTVGPLAKNIPNLAKGMSLLKPGFDEEYAEARQEKPSGRSIRIGRLYVDGTDPEIDRAIDAALKKSGFRVVRLNKEFKDAWDQAQKDGLTVAVADAWTNDEQYGNKRGVSSVTKATILLGRVEHLTGNYDRALKRKPGWQRTLRRTFDRVDLIALPTLKKLPPPIPRFGGSALFEALTFSLQNTVSFNYSGNPAIAIPVPVEGKEIPVTSLQLVGPRLSEAELLNAGRIVSSKRL from the coding sequence ATGCTCCCCTTCCGCCGTCCGTCGCTCCAAAGCTGCCTCGCCCTCGTTTTGCTGCTCCAGGCATTGCCCTCATGCACCATTGAGGTCACCAAGCCCGCGCGGAATCCAACAGATCATGTATTCCTTCGCTACTGGCCTGCTCCTGAAGGCTATCAGGGGCTGAAAGTGGCGGTTAAAGATTTCATCGACATTGAGGGACAAGTCACCTCCGCCGGCTCCGCCTATCTCGCAAAAAACAATCCACCCGCGAGCAAGGATGCCGCCTGCCTCCGGGGCGTACGTGCCCAGGGAGCCCACATCGTGGGCAAGACCAATGCCAGCGAATTTGGTGTCACTTCCTCAGGCTTAAACCCTCACTTCGGCACACCCCGCAGTCCGCTCACTGACCGCAAACATCGCCTCATCTCCGGTGGCTCATCCAGCGGCTCCGCAGTCTCCGTGGCCACTGGCATGGCAGATGTCGCCCTGGGAACAGACACCGGCGGCTCCGTTCGCATCCCCGCAGCCTGCTGCGGTGTTTATGGACTTAAAACAACCTTCGGACTCGTTTCCCTAAAGGGCGTTTTCCCCATGTCGCCAAAGCATTTGGACACCGTCGGCCCGCTGGCCAAAAACATCCCCAATCTCGCCAAAGGCATGAGCCTGCTGAAGCCTGGCTTTGACGAAGAATATGCAGAAGCGAGGCAGGAGAAACCCAGTGGCCGCAGCATCCGCATCGGCCGCCTTTATGTGGACGGCACAGACCCCGAGATTGATCGCGCCATTGATGCCGCTTTGAAAAAATCCGGTTTCCGTGTCGTCCGGCTGAACAAAGAATTCAAAGATGCCTGGGATCAAGCTCAAAAGGACGGCCTCACTGTCGCAGTGGCTGACGCATGGACCAATGATGAGCAGTATGGCAATAAGCGCGGCGTATCCAGCGTCACCAAAGCAACCATTTTGTTAGGTCGGGTGGAGCATCTGACAGGCAATTATGACCGCGCCCTGAAAAGGAAACCCGGCTGGCAGCGCACATTGCGCCGCACCTTTGACCGCGTGGATCTGATTGCGCTGCCCACACTGAAGAAATTGCCTCCGCCCATTCCCCGCTTCGGCGGATCAGCTCTGTTTGAAGCCCTGACCTTCAGCCTTCAAAACACAGTTAGCTTTAATTACTCAGGCAATCCTGCCATCGCCATTCCAGTCCCCGTGGAAGGCAAAGAAATCCCCGTGACCAGCTTGCAACTTGTGGGTCCCCGACTGAGTGAAGCGGAACTTTTGAACGCTGGGCGCATTGTGAGTTCCAAGCGCCTATGA
- the asnB gene encoding asparagine synthase (glutamine-hydrolyzing), whose amino-acid sequence MCGIAGVIDMAGKRVVPDEIIQRMSRALYHRGPDEEGFFMRPGLAMASRRLSIVGLADGQQPMHNEERNVSVVFNGELFDHVEKRAELAARGHTLVTHCDTEIIPHMWEESAEGMFEKLRGQFAIALWDEREQKLMLGRDRFGISPLYWTRQGDWLLFASEIKGLLASGMVPAIPDRRGIDHVFTFSALPGPITCFEGIQMLPPAHFLEILPGHSHKAPGVRERKYWEMDFPDAGHENPEKDPKKLVDEFEHVLLNAVDKRLRADVPVGSYLSGGVDSSMILALACHLRGKSISTYTVRVDDPKLDELDAASMVAKFIGAPPPVVQEFRHEDAIKTYPTLIAAAEQPVIDTSCASLLQLAQKVHECGQKVVLTGEGADEWLVGYPWYKAAKIIGYLDSIGGLRLGDRARRAFLKYSDVPQYPPSFRARTETNVGGPNAWIDSYGLLGLAKLRFYSESMHELRESTDPWATLGMNLDRAKHWHPLNRGIWVGGRVTLAGHLLQGKGDRVAMHSSVEVRYPFLDEDVFDFCAKLHPDWKLRGFRDKHILRLLAERWLPPSIYKRGKVIFRAPLDSFHLEPEPAYVGQLMSEESLNRTGYFDAKMVHHWRKTYSSLRATSLPRLSIEMGLAAVVATQLWHHLYIDGSLCELPSQARKEPLVTI is encoded by the coding sequence ATGTGTGGAATTGCAGGCGTGATCGATATGGCTGGAAAGCGGGTGGTGCCGGATGAAATCATCCAAAGGATGTCCCGGGCACTCTACCATCGGGGACCTGATGAGGAGGGTTTTTTTATGCGTCCAGGGCTGGCGATGGCATCCCGCCGGCTAAGCATCGTGGGGCTGGCGGATGGCCAGCAGCCGATGCACAATGAAGAACGGAATGTCTCCGTCGTCTTCAATGGCGAACTATTTGACCATGTGGAGAAGCGTGCAGAACTCGCCGCCCGGGGGCACACATTGGTGACGCACTGCGATACGGAAATCATCCCGCACATGTGGGAAGAAAGCGCGGAGGGGATGTTTGAGAAGCTGCGCGGGCAGTTCGCCATCGCGCTGTGGGACGAGCGAGAGCAGAAGCTGATGCTGGGGCGTGACCGGTTTGGCATCAGTCCTTTGTATTGGACGCGCCAGGGGGACTGGCTGCTGTTTGCCTCTGAAATCAAGGGCTTGCTGGCCTCTGGCATGGTGCCTGCCATCCCGGACCGGCGAGGCATTGATCACGTATTCACCTTTTCAGCGCTGCCGGGACCGATCACTTGTTTTGAAGGAATCCAGATGCTGCCGCCCGCGCATTTTCTGGAGATCTTGCCGGGGCACTCCCACAAAGCCCCGGGTGTGCGGGAACGGAAGTACTGGGAAATGGATTTCCCTGACGCGGGTCATGAGAATCCAGAGAAGGATCCGAAAAAGCTGGTGGATGAATTTGAGCACGTGCTGCTGAATGCCGTGGATAAACGGCTGCGGGCGGATGTGCCTGTGGGGTCTTATCTTTCTGGTGGGGTGGATTCCAGCATGATCCTGGCGCTGGCTTGTCATCTGCGGGGCAAGTCCATTTCGACCTATACGGTGAGGGTGGATGATCCCAAGCTGGACGAGCTGGATGCGGCAAGCATGGTGGCGAAATTCATCGGCGCACCACCGCCCGTGGTGCAGGAATTTCGGCATGAAGACGCCATCAAAACTTATCCGACGCTGATCGCTGCGGCTGAACAGCCCGTTATTGATACCTCCTGTGCCTCCCTGCTGCAATTGGCGCAGAAAGTGCATGAATGCGGACAAAAAGTGGTGCTGACCGGGGAAGGTGCCGACGAATGGCTGGTGGGGTATCCCTGGTATAAAGCGGCGAAGATCATCGGTTATCTCGATTCCATCGGGGGACTGCGGCTGGGGGATCGGGCACGACGAGCGTTTTTGAAATATAGTGATGTGCCACAGTATCCGCCGAGCTTTCGCGCACGCACAGAAACCAATGTGGGTGGGCCCAATGCCTGGATTGATTCCTATGGATTGTTAGGCCTAGCCAAACTGCGCTTTTATTCTGAGTCCATGCATGAGCTGCGTGAATCCACTGACCCATGGGCAACTCTGGGTATGAATCTGGACCGTGCAAAACACTGGCATCCGCTGAACCGGGGGATTTGGGTGGGAGGACGCGTGACGCTGGCGGGCCATTTGCTCCAGGGCAAAGGGGATCGTGTGGCGATGCATTCCTCCGTGGAGGTGCGTTATCCTTTCCTGGATGAAGACGTCTTCGATTTCTGTGCGAAGCTGCATCCAGACTGGAAGCTGCGCGGTTTCCGCGATAAACACATCCTGCGGCTGCTGGCGGAGCGCTGGCTGCCACCTTCCATTTATAAGCGTGGAAAAGTGATCTTTCGCGCTCCTTTGGACAGCTTTCATTTGGAGCCAGAACCGGCGTATGTCGGCCAGCTCATGAGTGAGGAATCTCTGAATCGGACGGGATACTTCGATGCGAAAATGGTGCATCATTGGCGCAAGACTTATAGCTCCCTGCGGGCCACTTCATTGCCAAGGCTTTCGATTGAAATGGGGCTGGCTGCGGTGGTGGCCACCCAGCTATGGCACCATCTTTACATTGATGGCAGCCTTTGTGAACTGCCTTCCCAGGCGCGCAAAGAGCCTTTAGTAACTATTTAA